Part of the Erwinia amylovora genome is shown below.
TATTGACGGCAGCCATCATAAAGGCGATGTGTTTGCCACCGCGCGCATTGCGGGTATTCAGGCGGCAAAGCGCACCTGGGAGCTGATCCCGCTGTGCCATCCGCTGCTGTTAAGTAAGGTTGAAGTCACGCTTAGCGCCGATCCGTCCCGCCATCGGGTGCGAATCGAATCACTGTGTCGCCTGAGCGGTAAAACCGGAGTCGAGATGGAAGCGCTGACGGCGGCTTCGGTCGCCGCTCTGACCATTTACGACATGTGCAAAGCGGTGCAGAAGGATATCACCATTGAGCAGTGCCGGTTACTGAGTAAAAGCGGCGGCAAATCGGGTGATTTTCAGGCGGTGCCTTATGATTAACGTGCTGTTTTTTGCCCAGGTGCGTGAACTGGTCGGTACCGACGGGCTACAGGTGAGCGCAGAATACGCCGATGTTGAAGCGCTGCGCCGCCAGCTGGCAGAGAAGGGGGAACGCTGGGCGCTGGCGCTGGGATCCGGTATGCTTCTGGCGGCCGTGAATCAGACGCTGGTGTCGCTGCAGCATCCGCTGCGCGCCGGGGACGAAGTGGCATTTTTCCCTCCCGTGACCGGAGGTTAAAATGGAAACGCGAATCAGAGTGGGCCATGCGCCCTTCAGTATTGCTGATGAGCATCAGTGGCTTTCTGCCTCCGATCTGGACGGCGCGGTAGTGACCTTTACCGGTAAGGTGCGTAACCACAATCTGGGTGACGATGTCAGCGCGCTGACGCTGGAACACTACCCCGGCATGACGGAGAAAGCGCTGGCGGCGATTGTTGCAGAGGCACGCCTGCAATGGCCGATGCAGCGGGTCACGGTGATCCACCGTATTGGCGAGCTATTCCCCGGCGATGATATCGTGCTGGTAGGCGTCAGTGGCGTTCATCGCGCTGCCGCCTTCGCCGCTGCTGAATTTATCATGGATCAGCTGAAAACACGCGCCCCGTTCTGGAAGCGTGAAGCCACCGCCGGCGGCCAGCGCTGGGTTGCTGCACGCGACAGCGATCGGCAGGCCGCCGCCCGTTGGAAAGGAAATCAATGAACCGTTCTCTGCAAAAACTCACTGTTCCGCTGGCGCTGCTGCTGGCAAGCTGTAGTCATCATCCGTCAGACAATGCCTCTGCACCACGCCCCGCCGAGGTTAAAGCGCAGATTGCCCGTTTGCTTCCTGAAGGGGTGAGCGACCGCCAGGGGTGGGCGGGGGATATTTATGTGGCATTCAACGGCCAGAACCTCCCTCCATCCGTCAGCAACCTGTGCGCGGTGATTGCCGTCACCGGGCAGGAGTCGAATTTCAGCGCTGATGCGGCGGTAACCGGTTTACCCAAAATCGCCTGGGGAGAAATCGACCGCCGCGCCGCACAGCACCATATCCCGTCATTCCTGGTACGCACCGCGCTGCTTTTCAAATCCCCTACCGGTAAAAGCTATGCCGACCGGCTGGATCATGTCAAAAGCGAAAAGGAGCTGAGCGCGGTATTTGATGATCTCATTGACATGGTACCGATGGGGCAGAAGCTGTTTGGCCATCTGAACCCGATCCATACCGGTGGGCCGATGCAGGTCAGCATTGCCTTTGCCGAGTCTCACGCGAAAGACTATCCCTACCCGGTAGATGGCTCCATCCGGCGCGAGGTCTTTACCCGACGTGGTGGCTTGTGGTTTGGCACCATGCATCTGCTGGCTTACCCGGCAAACTACTCCACGCCGCTGTATCGCTTTGCCGACTTCAACGCCGGCCGGTATGCCAGCCGCAATGTCGCCTTCCAGGCCGCCGTGTCTCGCCTCAGTGGTATTAAGCTGGCGCTGGACGGTGACCTGATCAACTACGGTTCTGACAGCGCCGGAGGGACCGAAAAGGCCGTGCGTCTGCTGGGTAAACGGCTGGATCACAGCGACCGGGCCATTCGCCGGGCGCTGGAAAAAGGGGACAGCGATGACTTCGACAAAACCGATCTGTGGCAAGCGGTATTTGCCCTGGCCGATAAGGACGCTGGCAAAAAGTTACCGCGTGAAATGTTGCCGGGTATCAAGCTGGAAAGCCCGAAAATTACGCGTAATCTCACCACCGCGTGGTTTGCCCAGCGCGTCAATAGCCGTTACCAGAAATGTTTATCACGTCACTGAATCATTTTTCGCCGGGCCGACGGTCAGGAGCAACAGGAGCTGTGCCAGGCGCAGCCCGGATGATAAGAAAATAACAACTGATTTAACTGTGAACTGACGAGCATAAAAAGCTGGCCACGGCATGGTGCCAGCTTTCTACGGAGCTTATTCAGCAGTGATTGTCATGTGTATCTATAACCAAACCGGCTGCTGTGGAAATTCCACTTCTTAATTCACTACCGTCGGCGTATCGCTTATTGTGCCGTCCCGGCAGCGTAAAAAGGTTGTGCGATGGCTTGTGGTTTGAACGAAAAAAACGCTGGATCTGTCGCCGAAATCGCTAAGATATATAGCAGCTTTGTACTCACTGCCTTTCCCCCTTCAATCGCATAATTGACAGCGTTCGGCGTGGTTGAAGGGTGGTGCAGGAAGTCGGTATATGCCAGACTGAGAAAAGGATTACACTGTATTTTCATTCAACCATTTAAGGGGGGCATCATGGATAGATATCCACGTTCTCAAGATTCAATCGTTCAACGTGCCGGCAGCGGCATTTCGGTATATATGGCCCAGGTCTATGGCTGGATGACATGCGGTTTGCTGCTGACGGCATTTATCTCCTGGTATGCTGCGAATACGCCAGCGGTCATGCAGCTGGTATTTGCTAACCGCATCACCTTCTTTGGCCTGATTATTGTTCAGCTGGGGCTGGTTTTTGTCCTGTCTGGTATGGTGCATAAACTTAGTGGGGCCGTGGCCACCGGGCTGTTTATGCTTTACTCGGCGCTGACCGGGCTGACCATGGCCAGCATTTTCCTTGTGTATACCTCTTCGTCGATTGCCAGCACCTTTGTGGTGACCGGCGGGATGTTTGGTGCCATGAGTCTGTGGGGTTATACCACCAAACGTGACCTGAGCGGCATGGGCAGCATGCTATTTATGGCACTTATTGGCATTGTGCTGGCATCACTGGTCAATATCTGGCTAAAAAGCACGGCGCTGATGTGGGCTGTGACCTATATCGGA
Proteins encoded:
- the moaC gene encoding cyclic pyranopterin monophosphate synthase MoaC gives rise to the protein MPQLTHINAAGEAHMVDVSTKPESVREARAEAFVVMHPQTLQMIIDGSHHKGDVFATARIAGIQAAKRTWELIPLCHPLLLSKVEVTLSADPSRHRVRIESLCRLSGKTGVEMEALTAASVAALTIYDMCKAVQKDITIEQCRLLSKSGGKSGDFQAVPYD
- the moaD gene encoding molybdopterin synthase sulfur carrier subunit; protein product: MINVLFFAQVRELVGTDGLQVSAEYADVEALRRQLAEKGERWALALGSGMLLAAVNQTLVSLQHPLRAGDEVAFFPPVTGG
- the moaE gene encoding molybdopterin synthase catalytic subunit MoaE; the protein is METRIRVGHAPFSIADEHQWLSASDLDGAVVTFTGKVRNHNLGDDVSALTLEHYPGMTEKALAAIVAEARLQWPMQRVTVIHRIGELFPGDDIVLVGVSGVHRAAAFAAAEFIMDQLKTRAPFWKREATAGGQRWVAARDSDRQAAARWKGNQ
- a CDS encoding DUF1615 domain-containing protein, which translates into the protein MNRSLQKLTVPLALLLASCSHHPSDNASAPRPAEVKAQIARLLPEGVSDRQGWAGDIYVAFNGQNLPPSVSNLCAVIAVTGQESNFSADAAVTGLPKIAWGEIDRRAAQHHIPSFLVRTALLFKSPTGKSYADRLDHVKSEKELSAVFDDLIDMVPMGQKLFGHLNPIHTGGPMQVSIAFAESHAKDYPYPVDGSIRREVFTRRGGLWFGTMHLLAYPANYSTPLYRFADFNAGRYASRNVAFQAAVSRLSGIKLALDGDLINYGSDSAGGTEKAVRLLGKRLDHSDRAIRRALEKGDSDDFDKTDLWQAVFALADKDAGKKLPREMLPGIKLESPKITRNLTTAWFAQRVNSRYQKCLSRH
- a CDS encoding Bax inhibitor-1/YccA family protein — its product is MDRYPRSQDSIVQRAGSGISVYMAQVYGWMTCGLLLTAFISWYAANTPAVMQLVFANRITFFGLIIVQLGLVFVLSGMVHKLSGAVATGLFMLYSALTGLTMASIFLVYTSSSIASTFVVTGGMFGAMSLWGYTTKRDLSGMGSMLFMALIGIVLASLVNIWLKSTALMWAVTYIGVVVFVGLTAYDTQKLKNIGEGINVEDKENMRRYSIMGALTLYLDFINLFLMLLRIFGNRR